The Christiangramia flava JLT2011 genome has a segment encoding these proteins:
- a CDS encoding MBL fold metallo-hydrolase, giving the protein MKIKQFKDDPLSHFSYALVSNGEMALIDPARNPIQYYKYAEEENAKIVAVLETHPHADFVSGHLQIHKETGATIYISEKVGVNYPHQSFDEGDSITIGDVTIKPIFTPGHSPDSLTFHAFDKDEHVLFTGDTLFIGDVGRPDLREKAGNTKSKRKELAQMMYQSIQNKFDDLPDEAIVYPAHGAGSLCGKNMSDANSSTLGNERMGNWAFKKQTEEEFVSEILKDQPFIPSYFGFNVDLNRDGAENVQAAKYRVPIHLNVENIEDEFLVVDTRDEQIYKKSHLPYSINIMARSENDKFETWLGAIIEPEEQFYLVLETIDKLDEILERLAKIGYEKQLKGIFTLSDKITNSSEKFDVATFDENKENYTIVDIRNDAEVSEAKIFENSYHIPLNELRNKIGDLPKNKPLVVHCAGGYRSAAGSSIIESEIEEVAVYDLSEDVKKYKS; this is encoded by the coding sequence ATGAAGATAAAACAGTTTAAAGATGATCCATTATCACATTTTTCTTATGCTCTGGTAAGTAATGGAGAAATGGCTTTAATTGATCCCGCCAGAAATCCAATCCAGTATTATAAATATGCTGAAGAAGAAAATGCTAAGATTGTAGCTGTCCTGGAAACACACCCGCATGCCGATTTTGTAAGCGGCCATCTTCAGATTCATAAAGAAACGGGAGCCACTATTTATATCAGTGAAAAAGTTGGGGTAAACTATCCCCATCAAAGCTTTGATGAAGGGGATAGTATTACCATAGGAGATGTTACCATCAAGCCAATATTCACACCTGGGCATTCTCCGGATAGTTTGACCTTTCATGCATTTGATAAGGATGAGCATGTTCTATTTACCGGGGACACCTTATTTATTGGGGATGTGGGGCGTCCGGATTTAAGGGAAAAAGCCGGAAATACGAAATCAAAGCGTAAAGAGCTTGCTCAAATGATGTATCAGTCTATTCAAAATAAATTCGATGATTTACCAGATGAGGCTATAGTTTATCCTGCTCACGGTGCAGGTTCGTTATGTGGTAAGAATATGAGTGATGCCAATAGCAGTACTTTAGGCAATGAACGTATGGGTAACTGGGCTTTTAAAAAGCAAACCGAAGAAGAATTTGTTTCTGAAATTTTAAAGGATCAACCATTTATACCCTCTTATTTTGGTTTCAACGTAGATCTTAATCGGGATGGTGCAGAAAATGTCCAGGCTGCTAAATATAGAGTACCAATACATTTAAATGTTGAAAATATTGAAGATGAATTTCTTGTAGTAGATACCAGGGATGAGCAGATTTATAAAAAGAGTCATCTTCCCTATAGTATCAATATCATGGCGCGGAGTGAAAACGATAAATTTGAAACCTGGCTTGGAGCTATTATTGAACCTGAAGAACAATTCTATTTAGTACTGGAAACAATTGATAAACTGGATGAAATCCTTGAAAGGCTTGCAAAAATTGGTTACGAAAAACAATTAAAAGGAATTTTTACTTTATCTGATAAGATTACAAATTCTTCGGAAAAATTTGATGTGGCAACTTTCGATGAAAATAAAGAAAACTATACGATTGTAGATATTCGTAATGATGCTGAAGTTTCTGAGGCTAAAATCTTTGAAAATTCTTATCATATCCCTTTAAATGAACTACGTAATAAGATTGGTGATTTACCTAAAAATAAGCCCCTGGTAGTGCATTGTGCCGGAGGATATCGTAGTGCTGCCGGTAGCAGTATTATAGAAAGTGAAATTGAGGAAGTTGCGGTTTATGACTTAAGCGAGGATGTAAAAAAATATAAATCCTAA
- a CDS encoding class I SAM-dependent methyltransferase, translated as MTDKTKEFWEDRYSEREYAYGEQPNVFLQNELKKLEPASIFLPAEGEGRNAVFASKQGWDVTAFDLSTMAKIKALRLAQKNEVDINFKVSSVLNFQSDRKFDVIALIYAHFDADIRIKSHQHLINLLKPGGVLIFEAFSKKQLSYNSGGPKDLKMLFSIEEMKSEFSGLTIQYLEELGINQKEGEYHQGKSSVIRMVAKRI; from the coding sequence ATGACCGATAAAACTAAGGAATTCTGGGAAGATAGATATAGTGAACGGGAGTACGCCTATGGGGAACAACCAAATGTTTTCCTTCAAAACGAGCTAAAGAAGTTAGAACCAGCATCTATTTTTCTACCTGCTGAGGGAGAAGGACGAAATGCTGTTTTTGCTTCCAAACAGGGCTGGGATGTGACTGCCTTTGATCTCAGTACTATGGCAAAAATTAAAGCCTTACGCCTTGCACAAAAGAATGAAGTGGATATAAATTTCAAGGTTTCTTCTGTATTAAATTTCCAAAGTGATAGAAAATTTGATGTGATAGCCCTTATTTATGCTCATTTTGACGCCGATATAAGGATTAAAAGCCACCAGCACTTAATTAATCTTTTAAAGCCCGGTGGAGTTTTGATTTTTGAAGCATTCTCAAAAAAACAATTAAGTTACAATTCCGGCGGACCTAAAGATTTAAAGATGCTATTTTCCATTGAAGAGATGAAAAGTGAATTTTCAGGTTTAACAATCCAATATCTTGAAGAGCTAGGAATAAACCAGAAGGAAGGAGAATATCATCAGGGCAAAAGCAGCGTTATTCGTATGGTTGCAAAAAGAATCTGA
- a CDS encoding rhodanese-like domain-containing protein has translation MENLNTDDFAHKIKQDKNAVIIDVRTPKEWKDGIIPNARLINLFEPVTFQREITGLNKDRNYYIYCRSGNRSGQACKIMESKGFKTYNLSGGIMQWNKELSKPVF, from the coding sequence ATGGAAAATTTAAATACAGATGATTTTGCTCATAAAATCAAACAGGATAAAAATGCTGTGATCATAGATGTGCGAACCCCCAAAGAATGGAAAGATGGTATAATACCTAATGCGAGATTAATTAATCTATTTGAGCCCGTCACTTTTCAAAGGGAGATAACAGGTTTGAATAAAGATAGAAATTATTATATATACTGTCGTAGTGGAAACAGAAGTGGGCAGGCTTGTAAAATTATGGAATCCAAAGGTTTTAAAACGTATAATCTTAGTGGTGGTATTATGCAATGGAATAAGGAGCTCTCTAAACCGGTATTCTAG
- a CDS encoding sulfite exporter TauE/SafE family protein, with protein sequence MELLEIFGYVSSLIIGISLGLIGGGGSILAVPVLAYLFSMGERVATAYSLFIVGASALVGGIQQHYKGYVDWKTAVIFGIPAVIGVTIVRHYVVPALPETLFFIQEFEFTRRMAMFGLFAVLMIPAAFSMLRKKSPDTDQEKNKEVKYNYPLILVEGLIVGAITGMIGAGGGFLIIPALVILANIEMKTAVGTSLIIIAFKSLLGFFLGDAITMEIDWVFLGIITALSFTGIFIGSYLSNYINGARLKKGFGYFIFLMAGFIFYMEFFVKN encoded by the coding sequence ATGGAATTACTTGAAATTTTTGGTTATGTAAGTTCTCTTATTATAGGGATCTCACTTGGTTTAATAGGTGGCGGTGGTTCTATTCTCGCAGTACCAGTGCTGGCATATCTTTTCTCCATGGGGGAGAGGGTGGCTACCGCCTATTCTTTATTTATAGTTGGGGCCAGTGCCCTGGTAGGTGGGATTCAACAACATTATAAAGGTTATGTAGACTGGAAAACGGCAGTGATTTTCGGTATTCCTGCTGTTATAGGTGTCACAATTGTTAGGCATTATGTGGTTCCGGCTTTACCTGAAACATTGTTTTTTATTCAGGAATTTGAATTTACCAGAAGGATGGCCATGTTCGGGTTATTTGCCGTGCTTATGATACCCGCTGCTTTTTCCATGTTGCGAAAAAAGTCTCCTGATACAGACCAGGAAAAAAATAAAGAGGTAAAATATAATTATCCGCTAATTCTGGTTGAAGGTTTAATTGTAGGAGCTATTACAGGAATGATTGGTGCCGGGGGAGGCTTTCTTATTATTCCCGCTTTAGTCATTTTGGCAAACATTGAAATGAAGACCGCGGTGGGAACTTCGCTCATTATAATTGCTTTTAAATCTCTACTGGGCTTCTTTTTGGGAGATGCCATAACCATGGAAATAGACTGGGTATTCCTAGGTATAATTACGGCCCTTTCTTTTACGGGGATTTTTATAGGCTCCTATTTAAGCAATTATATTAATGGAGCCCGTTTAAAAAAAGGTTTCGGTTACTTTATATTCCTTATGGCCGGATTCATTTTCTACATGGAATTCTTCGTTAAAAATTAG
- a CDS encoding alpha/beta hydrolase family protein, with the protein MKTLMITLVIILSIFGNNLLAQNIEGIWQGNLEVQPGKTMLFIFKISESNKSHFTKLDIPSQGLMNLQPASTTFLDNNLIINASNLGFKFDGMFNEESGEIKGSFQEGLNIVPLILIKKIKAEQVETPKRPQEPSKPYPYLVEEVKIYNSEDHISLAGTLTLPNSSNQYTPVVILISGSGPQDRDESYMGHKPFLVLADYLTRKGIAVLRYDDRGVGESTGNFETATTADFSNDVLKIIEFLKDRTDIDTRNIGLIGHSEGAIIAPKVANSSQDVSSIVMLAGTGILGKKVSLQQALDYRNFPVQDEEKYRDYIVKAIAIAASDKDVTIVKNELKSFYQDSEVLNSILPQNINKDEFIENLVKSRTNPWIRYFYNYNPAEEIAKIGIPALALYGSKDTQVPPKYNMKPVKEALQKSKSGNYEVVLMQGLNHLFQESKTGQISEYPEIEETMSPKVLEKISDWILEEI; encoded by the coding sequence ATGAAAACACTTATGATCACTCTAGTCATTATTTTATCAATATTTGGAAATAATCTATTAGCACAGAACATTGAAGGAATCTGGCAGGGAAACCTTGAAGTTCAGCCTGGAAAAACCATGCTATTTATATTCAAAATTTCTGAATCTAATAAAAGTCATTTTACCAAATTAGATATTCCCAGCCAGGGTTTAATGAATCTCCAACCAGCTTCCACCACGTTTCTCGATAATAACTTAATCATTAACGCCTCTAACCTGGGTTTTAAATTCGATGGAATGTTTAATGAAGAATCAGGCGAAATAAAAGGCAGCTTTCAGGAAGGCTTGAATATCGTTCCTTTAATTCTAATCAAAAAAATAAAGGCAGAACAGGTAGAAACTCCAAAAAGGCCTCAGGAACCTTCAAAACCATATCCGTACCTGGTTGAAGAGGTGAAAATATATAATTCTGAAGATCATATTAGCCTTGCAGGAACACTTACCTTACCCAACTCATCAAATCAATATACGCCCGTGGTAATATTGATTTCTGGTAGTGGTCCACAAGATAGGGATGAATCTTATATGGGACATAAACCCTTTCTGGTTCTTGCCGATTATCTAACACGAAAAGGAATAGCGGTTTTAAGGTATGATGATAGAGGAGTCGGAGAATCCACTGGAAATTTTGAAACAGCAACTACAGCCGACTTTTCTAATGATGTATTGAAAATCATTGAATTTTTGAAGGACAGAACCGATATTGATACTCGTAACATTGGTTTAATAGGCCATAGCGAAGGAGCGATAATCGCACCAAAAGTTGCAAATAGCTCACAAGATGTGTCATCCATTGTTATGCTGGCGGGCACAGGAATTTTAGGCAAGAAGGTCTCTCTGCAACAAGCACTGGATTACAGAAATTTTCCTGTACAGGATGAAGAAAAATACAGAGATTATATAGTAAAAGCGATTGCGATTGCGGCTTCTGATAAGGATGTGACAATAGTAAAAAATGAATTGAAATCTTTTTATCAGGATTCTGAAGTATTAAATTCTATTTTACCTCAAAACATAAATAAAGATGAATTTATTGAGAACCTGGTAAAAAGCAGAACAAATCCATGGATCCGATATTTTTACAACTATAATCCAGCGGAAGAAATTGCAAAAATTGGCATTCCTGCTTTGGCCTTATATGGAAGTAAGGATACTCAGGTACCTCCAAAATATAATATGAAGCCAGTAAAAGAGGCTTTACAAAAAAGTAAATCTGGAAATTACGAAGTTGTTTTGATGCAGGGATTAAATCATTTATTCCAGGAAAGTAAAACAGGACAAATTTCTGAATATCCAGAGATCGAAGAAACTATGAGTCCGAAGGTTCTTGAAAAAATCAGTGATTGGATTCTAGAAGAGATTTAA
- a CDS encoding RNA polymerase sigma factor — translation MKKKEHFTRAIEENEGLIYKVTLLYTENLQDREDLYQEIVFQLWKSYDSFKEFSKLSTWMYRVAMNTAIYNLKKNNRKIGTTTIDPIVERIADHRDNSEEEKLKLLNDQIQKLNLLEKGIILLYLEGKSHDEISVIIGITKSNVGTKISRIKKKLKSQLNSK, via the coding sequence ATGAAGAAAAAAGAGCATTTTACAAGAGCAATTGAAGAAAATGAAGGCCTAATTTATAAAGTGACCCTGCTTTATACAGAAAATCTTCAGGACAGAGAAGATCTATATCAAGAGATTGTTTTTCAACTTTGGAAATCTTACGACAGCTTTAAAGAATTTTCAAAATTAAGTACCTGGATGTACCGTGTGGCAATGAATACGGCAATCTATAATTTGAAAAAAAATAATAGAAAAATAGGGACAACTACAATCGATCCTATCGTGGAAAGAATTGCCGACCACAGGGATAATTCAGAAGAAGAAAAACTAAAACTGCTTAATGATCAAATTCAAAAATTAAACCTTTTGGAGAAAGGTATTATTCTACTATATCTGGAAGGAAAAAGTCATGATGAAATTTCAGTAATAATTGGAATAACTAAGAGCAACGTTGGAACTAAGATTTCAAGGATCAAGAAAAAATTAAAGTCACAGCTAAACAGTAAATAA